In the genome of Desulfobacterales bacterium, the window GTATTGGCCATGAAACGGTTTATCCGTGAAAACCGCCGGTCGGTCAGGGAGAATTCCCCAGCTTTGTTGGCGCCCTTGTCCATGGCAAGCTGTGATTTGAGAAACCGTTCTCCCTCCCGGGCCGTTGCGTCCACCACCGCCCCTTTATTAAATTCCAGTCGAACCCCCTCGACATAATTGCCGCTGCGAAAGGAGGGCTGATTGGCATAGTAGACCCCCTGGGTCCCGCGCCAGTCAGGGGATAAAAACAATTCAAAACTGGGGATGTTATGACCGGATATGCCGATCCATTTACGGTTTTTACCGGGGGTAACGATCAAATCGGTGTCTTCTGCTTCGATGTGATAGGCGTCCACCCTCATTCCATTCAGCCATTTTTTAATTCTCAGGGCAGTTTTATAAATGTTGTCCCACTGGTCCAGCGGTGATGTCCGGTTGAGAAAACAGGCGGAAACGATCTGGCCGGTATAGTCCGCCGGGGAAAGGCCGGCATGCCTGGCCAGTTCCGGGGTGGGAAATGTGCACAGGGTCCAGCTGAAATCTCCGGCTTCCTCTCTTTTGTTCAGAATGTCGCGGAGATATTTTGCGGCAACGGTGAACTTGCCGATTTTTTTGGGATCAATATCCTTCAGGTGGGTAATGGATTCGGGGGCATGCAGAAAAATGCTGCCGTTCAGGTTTTGAAAAAGCGTTTTGTCCCCGGGGGCCTGGAATATCAACTGGCGGGGGTTGGAAAGCGTGAAAAAATCTTTCTCCATTACCGGCGTTGGAATCATGCGCTGCAGGGGCTGCATCCCCATGGCAAGGATTTTGGCATACAGGATTTCCGCCAGTCGTAAGGCCGGCCGATGATAACGGATAAGGATAATATCGTTCTTTTTAAAGCGTCGGCTGCGGGCTTTTTTAAGCCCCCACAAGAGAACTTCAGCATATCGATCCAACTGTTTTTCAGTGAACATGACGGATGCCTCCCTTAAGAACCTGGCGCAAGGCACAGGGCTCAGGGCGCACGGAAAAAGCTCATTCACTCTTTCTTGAGCCGTAAGCCCTTAACCTTGCGCCGTTTAGTAGTCATTCTCTTTCTAAGCCCGGGCCTAAAATTTTATCTTTCTTCGCCCTTTGCCCTGCGCCGCGAGCCCTGTGCCTTTTTTTACCCGTCCTTTAAAAACAAACGGTGATATTCGTCGTCGGACAGATGTTTCTTCAGCAGCCGCGTCATACCATCGAACAACTCCTGGAGCTCCTCATCAGACAATTTCTTTATCAGTTTTTCCATCAGGGCGTCATCGGAAAACTTTTGCAGATAATAGCATACCGTCTTCTCGTCTGTTTCCCGGTTGAATCCGAAGCCCACCAGCCCGTCGTATGATTCGATAAAATGGTGTGTATGTTTCATGGTCATAAAATAATCTATTGACATTACTGATAATATTTGAAATATGGAACCGTCGGCCGCCGCCGGAAAAATTTGGTCGGCAGATGGAAAATGATTCCCTGTTAATAGGGCGGCGGTATAATTTTGTCAAGTTGAGACCCTAATTTTGAATGTAATATGACGCCACCGTTTTCTTTTTTCAAAACTTACGATGATCTGTCTATCCGTTATGCCGTCCGGCTGTGCCGGTCTGAACAAAAAGCGGGGAGCCTCATTCTGCTGGGCGGGCGGCGGGAATTTATCGAAAAATATACCGAGACCATTGCCGAACTGAACGGGCGCAATTTTGACGTTTATGCCATGGACTGGCGCGGGCAGGGACTGTCCGGCCGTCAGCTGCCGAACCGGCATAAAGGCTACGTGCGTTCCTATGACGATTATCTGGAAGACCTGAACCGGTTTTTCAGAGAGGTAATACAGCCCCGGGCGGTTTTACCCTGCATCATTCTGGCCCACTCCATGGGCGGACACATTGCGCTGCGGTATTTGCACGACCATCCGGATTGCGTCGCAAAAGCCATACTCACCGCACCCATGATTGATATTGCCTTGTCCCCCTTCAAAGTGCTCCTGATCCGGGTTTTCGCCCGGTTTGCCGTTTCCGCCGGCATGGACAAGGCGTATGTCCAAGGCTCCGGGGATTATCGGGCAGTCGATCAGAATTTCAACGGCAACCGGCTCACATCCGATCCCCGGCGCTTTACGGACGAACAAAGAGCGATTCATGCAAACCCGGACCTGGCACTGGGCGGCGTGACCTACGGGTGGCTTAAGGCGACATTGGAATCCATCGATATCCTCAAGGGGACCGGATACCCGGAAGCGATTCGGACGCCGGTCCTGATTGTCGGCGCCGATTGCGACCGGGTTGTTTCCTTAAAATCCCAGGAACAGATTTGTGAGCGCCTGCCGTTCGGTCGTATCCGGATTATCCCCCAGGCCCGGCACGAAGTGTTAAAAGAAACCGATCAGGTCCGCGGCCTGTTCTGGCAGGCATTTGACCGGTTTGTTGAAACGCAAAGGGAACCGTTAAAGCACCATGATGATATTGCTTGATGTTGTATGCATTTTTGATTTATGCTTGTTACTCTTTAAACGATGATTGGAAACAACCCACTAAATTTTTCGATTTTTCTCTGGAGGTATACCCATGAAATGGAAAGATTCAAACGACACCGTTGAGTTGGATGCCGAGACCGGTGATGACCCTAAAGACGGCAAATCGTTTTCAATTAAAAAGGACAACGGTATTTACCATTCAGGTCAAAATTCTTTGCAGGGAAAGAAGATGCCGGTCATGCTTGTGGGCGGCGGGATCCTGATACTGGTGGTTTTGATAATCTGGCTGATTTACGGCTCCGGGGGGAATTCCAACGTTCAGCAGGTCAATTTGCTGGAGCCCAGAGTCAAAGCGCTGGAGGACAGGCTTTCAAGTCTTGAGCCCTTTGCCGGAGCGGCAAACATTGCGGCGCAGCAGGAGAAAACCATTGCAGAACTGACCAGAAGAATCGATGGCCTTGAAGCGGTATTCACGAAAGAGATTGATAGTCTATCGAAGCGGATGGCTACGGTAAAGCCCCAGAAGACGGCTGCGCCGCTGCCGGCTAAATCTCAACCGGACCAGACAGCTCCGGGAACGGCTGATGCGCGCAAGGCAACTCACCATGTGGTTCAGGCGGGGGAAAATCTCTATCGGATCAGCCTGCGCTATAATATAAAATTGGATGAATTGCTCCGTCTGAACAACCTGAAACCCGGCGCGGCGATTCAACCCGGGCAAAAGTTGCTGGTGAGCCCCCAGAAGCCTTA includes:
- a CDS encoding aminopeptidase, translated to MFTEKQLDRYAEVLLWGLKKARSRRFKKNDIILIRYHRPALRLAEILYAKILAMGMQPLQRMIPTPVMEKDFFTLSNPRQLIFQAPGDKTLFQNLNGSIFLHAPESITHLKDIDPKKIGKFTVAAKYLRDILNKREEAGDFSWTLCTFPTPELARHAGLSPADYTGQIVSACFLNRTSPLDQWDNIYKTALRIKKWLNGMRVDAYHIEAEDTDLIVTPGKNRKWIGISGHNIPSFELFLSPDWRGTQGVYYANQPSFRSGNYVEGVRLEFNKGAVVDATAREGERFLKSQLAMDKGANKAGEFSLTDRRFSRINRFMANTLFDENYGGKHGNCHLALGSSYSDSYTGDPGRLTTAAKKKLGFNDSALHWDIVNTTKKRVTARLTSGKKTVIYENGIFLL
- a CDS encoding alpha/beta hydrolase — its product is MTPPFSFFKTYDDLSIRYAVRLCRSEQKAGSLILLGGRREFIEKYTETIAELNGRNFDVYAMDWRGQGLSGRQLPNRHKGYVRSYDDYLEDLNRFFREVIQPRAVLPCIILAHSMGGHIALRYLHDHPDCVAKAILTAPMIDIALSPFKVLLIRVFARFAVSAGMDKAYVQGSGDYRAVDQNFNGNRLTSDPRRFTDEQRAIHANPDLALGGVTYGWLKATLESIDILKGTGYPEAIRTPVLIVGADCDRVVSLKSQEQICERLPFGRIRIIPQARHEVLKETDQVRGLFWQAFDRFVETQREPLKHHDDIA
- a CDS encoding LysM peptidoglycan-binding domain-containing protein, which encodes MKWKDSNDTVELDAETGDDPKDGKSFSIKKDNGIYHSGQNSLQGKKMPVMLVGGGILILVVLIIWLIYGSGGNSNVQQVNLLEPRVKALEDRLSSLEPFAGAANIAAQQEKTIAELTRRIDGLEAVFTKEIDSLSKRMATVKPQKTAAPLPAKSQPDQTAPGTADARKATHHVVQAGENLYRISLRYNIKLDELLRLNNLKPGAAIQPGQKLLVSPQKP
- a CDS encoding cytoplasmic protein — encoded protein: MTMKHTHHFIESYDGLVGFGFNRETDEKTVCYYLQKFSDDALMEKLIKKLSDEELQELFDGMTRLLKKHLSDDEYHRLFLKDG